In Ananas comosus cultivar F153 linkage group 7, ASM154086v1, whole genome shotgun sequence, the sequence ACTTCAATTAGATTAAATAAAATAGGCTCTCAAAAGAGCTATTCCAATGATCTAACTCATCTATAAGCTGATTAAAATCTTGCATCTACAAGGTGGGACATCATGATGGTTCATATGGTGTGTAATAGAAATCACAATTGGTTATGACATGAtaattgttgaatataaatatttaaaatattgttcTCAAGTATCTtacacttttaaaaataaacagttatttcacataatttaatataatgctagagcaaaaaattttgaattcaagtcCCATAATACTCctagcattatttattttttttcttattaattaagttCACGTCATAGGTCACATAACAGGAATTGTTgaatattactttttttcttattaattaagttCACGTCATAGGTCACATAACAGGAAttgttgaataaaaatattaaaaatactgttctcaagtaatttaagattttagagataaatagttgttttatataatttaccaGTAATGTAACAATTTAGCGGTTTGAAGAAACCTGCTAAAAGACGTTCACATGGCTTGTCCCAAATCCAAGCCCAAAGTTGGCTCATATCCAAGGACCACAAACAACTAAAAACAGCCAAAACGAGCCTCTTATTATCTAGCTACAAAATACTTCATCAAGTTCAAGTAGATGAAACagagggaagaagaaaagcTGAAGCAATTAGGCACCAAGATCTTGAGAAACAAAAAtcgattcaaattaaaaatgttcTAAAACACAGATAGATTTGGAGAAAGCAAAGATACAACTATAACAACAAAAGAAGGGAACAGAGTGAAGCTCCAAGAAATCTTACGCTTGAACGGAAAAAGCGCAGAAAATCTGAGCAAATCTTCAGCCCCATACTGATTTATCAGAAAGCTGGTCCACAAATTGACATTATACCAGGAAAAGCACTCCACCATATTACACTAAGATTCCAATTGATCAACTTTCTTGCTGCTACCATTCCGCTGTCCTTCGCACTTTGTCGAAAAATCCATGAATCCGTACTAACAACCACCACTCCTATCGCCTTCCAATCCTTGGCAATCTCTTTCAATTCTGAATAGTAAGGAATCTTTATCTTATCCCTTCTAGGAACAAATTTTCCACTCAAAACAATCccccgattctttttcaccgacCTTTTCCATAGTCTCAGGAATCTGGATAATAGTGATAAATGACAAAGTAGAAGTCCTAAAGCATAAATTTACCTTGTCtataaaagaagaaacaatagttttctctttttctaagtTTTAGATATTATCCTCACAGAATTACCAGATAATTCAGCACTCGATTACATAAAAATGGCAGAAGAATTGCAAGTTGCTCCACAGGAAGGAGACAATCACACTAGGAGTGATAAGGGCCAGGCACCGGCCAACATGTTCCAAACTGATCCCATATTACATAGGATTACCACTAAAATAACGGCACCTGTCAATGTACAGCTCCGCAATCTCACATTTGCTCCCATGGGCCCTGTCCATCTCTTCTGGAGTGGCTGCCACATGGCATATTCTGGAACATCAACCAGCGGCCACAAACCTAGAATTCTCTCGACGTGTAGCCTCCGCCCACGCTATCCATTTCTTCTCGTCTCTCTACCGCCATTTCTATATAATTCAATACCACCCTTCCATTACTTCTACCACTTTACTACTTCCCTCTTTGTTCTTGACATAGTGTAGAGTTAAGAAGATGCTTGAGAGCAAGGCAGTAATAGAAGATACTGACATGCTGCAAACTATGCAGCAGGACGCGCTCCACTTGGCTGGGAAGGCCCTTGATGAGTTTGATGTCACAGACTCCACTGAGATAGCTCGCTTCATCAAGAAGGTAAATATTCACAATTTCAGTGCCAAACAGTAAATAGtaatcctttttcctttttccctttACTCTCTTTTTCTGTACTCTCTTTCCTTGCTCTGGTGGATAAAATTTGCGTAATCACAGGAGTTTGACAGTTCGCACGGACCAGGGTGGCAATGCATTGTAGGAAGAGATTTTGGCTAATTTGTGACTCACCATTGCGGCTGTTTTATATACTTCAGCATAGGAAGCCTTGCAATCTTGCTATTCAGAGGTGGAACAGCGCCTGAAGCCAACATGGGCCGACTGTTACCCATGGAAACATTTAAGGCGTGAGATTAACTTTTTATCTTACCCTTTTTTAGGAAGGAGGCAGGGACTTGatatgtaaaagaaaagaaaatgtaatgagAAGAATTATATTGTCGCTCTGAGGTTTTATACATATTTCTGGGTTAATAGAAGTGTAACTCTCTCGATTGTATCTGCAGAAATGAGAAGCATGAAAATTTGTGTTAGTTGATAGCATAAAAAAGAAGGGCGAGAATCTATTCAAAGGATAAATCAGTTTATTTGAAGCAAGAATACAATTCTATGAAAATTGATCGGACATAGAATGTAATATTGCAGCAGTTCATATTTCAAGTGATTTCCAACAATATAAATCTCCATTGTCATTTATTTCGTGCAAAACTTTCACAATCATTACCATGAATATAGCATAATGTCAAAAGAGCTAAACTAGAAATATACGCCAAAACACACAATCAGGGATGGAGATACAGGAGCACATGTAAAATCAAGGCACTTCACGAATAGTCCGTGCCCAGGAGAGTCAGAGACAGTATGAAACACTAGCTGAGATCTTTATGGAGTCATGTGCTTCCTTTCGTTCAACCTTTAATCTTGAGATTACCTCTTGTTCCCCGAAGCACTCGAACTACCCATCCTATGGGTTCTGAACCAGATGCAAATCCCTTTTACATAAATGAGGAGCATAATTAAGGAAAAATTATCAGCAACAATCTCACCAAACAAGCTAATAGTCAATAACATTATTCTCTGAATTAAAATGAAATATATCTCAGAAAGTGTAAATATAAAGGAGAATCTGTTTGATGAAGCAAGCAAATAATCATTTAACTgagaggaaacaaaaaaaagagagcattaCCAAAAAAGATTGACCATCAAAGTGTGAGAACAAAGTGAGGAGCATCACTCCTGGGTCCCGCGACAGAACGGTAGACATAAACCTTCTCTGCCGCCACATCATCATTACCATCCTCCTTAATGACCTCCACATTCAACCTCGGCATCTCCCTCGCCAAAACCCTGCATCCGCTCATCGTCACATTGCAAGCCGACATCCAAAGCGACCTCATTGACTCGTACCTTTCAATTCCAGATAGCAGGGCCTCATTCCCAAATGGACTATCCCTGATCTCTAACTTTCTAAGCTTAGGGCACCCATGTAAGACATACTGCATTCCCCTATCACTACTCCCAGCAAAGGCCACAGATAGGGTTTCCAGGTTCTTAGCATAAGCCCCAATGTACTCAAAAGCCCGGTCAGTCAAAAGGCCAGAAACAGCCAGCCTCCGGAGTCTCTTGCATGTCTTGACTACCGCACCGAAGGCTTCATCCATGGGCTCATTGGTAAGGTAGTCAGGCTGAGCCATGTTCATTATGCAGAGGCGGAAGTGAGTAAAGTTAGGGCAGTTACGGACGACCGTGGCAACTGCTTCATTGGTCATCTGGCGGCAGAAGAAGAGGACGTAGTGGAGATTACGGCAACCCTCTGAGAGGGAGACAAATCCAGATTCTGTGAcccctccaccaccaccaccttccAGAACAGCTTCCTGATCAAAAGGATCAGCTGGGAAAACCCGTAGTTCTTCGAGCATGGGACAACTTGAGGCCACTGCCTCTAGCCCTTTGTCCTCAACTGTATCTAGAATCTGCAAACAATAGGAGTTAAAGTTTAGAATATGAGGAACTGAGATTCTAGACTTTTAAGAAAGCACACTGATAACAGTATAAAGCACAAAGATATTGGGTCACTATGCGACTAGTTACAGTTCAAAAGAAAATGTACATTTCCCTTCATGAAGCATCTAACCTCTCGAGTGGAAGAAAAACCTATTAGCATCATTGGCAGAATTGGAAAGAAGTCAAAAGGTAGAAGTATTCAACAAAATAGCCAAAAGACTAGTAGAAGCACATAAGAAAATCCCTATAACAACCTACGCACGCTGAGGTGGTCCCGCCGAAGTAACAACTAGCAACATGCTTATTTTTCATCGTTTTGGTAATAAATAACTACGAAAGTAAAAAATAGTTTAACTACCAAGATCTTACCCATAGACGGCGAAGAAGAGGACAGTTTAGCAGAAGCTTTGCCAGGTCGGTACTTAGCAGAGCCACGTAGCTCAAATTTAAGAAAGTTAAATTCGAACAGGCAGGATATATTGCTGGTAGGTACATTGAAGAAACTACCCACAAGCCCGAAACTGTGTGCAAATCCTTGCAGTTGCTGAAAGCACTTTCCAGTTCTGTATATGAACGGAGCTTAAGATCTTGTGAAAATGAACCAGTTCCGAGTTCTGTGAGTTGCGGTGCTTTTATGAGTAGCCTTCGAAGCTGCTCCAGTGTTACATGCTTATTTACTTTGAGAACTTCTAACGACTTGCACCTAGCGACAAGCCTCTCTAAGGCATCGAAGTTCACCTCGGAATGAAGGTTGGCAAAATTAAGCGATTCCAATGAAGTGAAGCTATCAGGAAAGCAACTTAACCAGCTCCCACCAAGATCATCAACCCCACTCTCCTGAATGTCAAGCTCGGTCAAGTTTCTGAAACAAATGATGGCTTTTAGAACATAGCAATAGTCCGATACCACAAACAATAGACAACgagtatatatattatccaaGCACTGCTGCCTATGCTTAAGTTTTCTAGGTCATATATAccaaaaggagaaaagaaaagacaaattTGGCACAGAACACAGTTGATGTAATATAGACAGGTAAAATAGTAAAGACTTCAGTTTATCCAAATAGTAAAGACTTCAGTTGTGCCTAAATTCCAGGAAAACATGCAAAAAACTTTCAATTCCATTAACCAGAAAGGAGTAAGCAGAGTTTCCAAATAGTATCTACAATTGTGATACAATTGTACATAAACAAGGGCAAAAGTAAGTAGCCTTAGCAACTTTCAATGTGCCCTGATCTCATAATAGAAACATATATTCCCTACAACTACTAATCAGTAAATGCAACCTGTGCAACGAATAGCTACATACATAAAAATTCAAGACTTGGGACTTGCAAAGTATCCAAAAACAATACGACACATTGTCTCATAAAATCAGAGGAGGAAAGGAACGAACTAAGAAGGAATGTTTGAGAATAAATCAACTAAGAAATCAACTGATTAAGAAAGGGATCAAAGTATACCTGCAATAAGCCGCAATAGAAGCAAGGCCGTTGGTGCTGAAACCATCACAGCTCACTAGAGAAAGAGATTTAAACCCATGAAAAGCCCGAGCCAAAAACTCGAGACTATCATCTGTAACAGTCATCCTCTTAAGCCGAAGCTCCTCAAGAGAAGGATAAGCCGAGGCAAAAACCACGAGCCACGAATGAATGTCGGCCCCCCAGTTTGGAGGAACAAGATTGAAATCATAAAACCGAGGCTTTCCTTTTAGAGTAAGGCTTCTAATGTTTGGAAATCTACGAACAACCATTTCTGGGGAAATAGAATAGCAGTTGCCAATGAACACATGGGTTCGGCTCCACCGCTCAGCATGATACCAGTCTTTGCATACAAGAGATACAGCATTGCGATCCTTGTGGGATTTTAGGAAGATTAAAACGCATTCCAGAACTTCATCGGGTAAGGAAGAGATTCGGTTATCGTTGGGCCTATTATCCTCACCCACCAATTCTTTCTTCCTTTTGCTATTCATTTCACCTTCAAAATCTCCAAaggtgattttttaaaaaaaaattaaaggtaaACAGAAGCACTAGAGCTCAACCATCACAGAGAAAGGAAGGTCGACGTTTCAATTTTCTGCTCTCAGAGGTATCTACCACAGTTCAAAATCCAAACTTGGGTAAGTAGGGTAAGTAGCGAAGAGAGTAAACGACGTCGACCTTCATAAGTTTGTTCGAAATAGTATGATTTACAACTTCCAGAGAAGGTTTGACCGCAAAAAGTTAACTTCCTTCTCAAAGATTACACTATAGGAGCACAAATCTACAAGCTTTTCTCAAGATTTATCTCCTTTTCTTAAAGCCCCAAAATTTTCTACTCCCTCTCGACCAAGAAACTTTTTTCCCATTACAAAGACCCTAACCTAACACTAAATTTCTGAAGCTCACAagattttgctatttttcgtCGTTTAAACAACTTTAATCTCCTCAAATCACAAATCCCAGTAGCAAACGCAAACCATAACTCCTTAGCTCCAAAGATTTAGAGAAGGAAGCCCCAATGCCACAGGAGAAGGAAACCCCGATGCCACTCCCCAAAGCGTGCAAAATCCCAGCAATTAGAGTTCCGAGCTCCCCAAACTCGCAATGCAAGACCAAAAATCGcacgaaaaagaaaataaacacaaaaaaaaggtcCGCTTTTTTCGAAGCCCTATGTTGAACGAAGACGAGAGATCGAGGAATTCCTCACTATGAGTGACGAGACGCGGCGAaatcgccgcgaagcgcggcaATGGCGGAAGGGGGCCCCGGAGAGAGCTTCGTATCGAGCTTGAGGGAACTGAAATCTccgattagggttagggttatgGTTCGGGGAGCTCGTAGATCGGAGAAGAGAGCGAGGAGAGAGGAGATGGACACTCCttaaaaaagctttttttttttttttctttgggagTTGTCGAAGTATATGAGCATAAGAGGGGAAAAGGAGGAGGGGAAATTAAATAAAGAGCGTGGAaatggtccaccacgtcatcctCGTGAACCGTTCATGTCCATCCATCATCAtcaacaatattattattattattattattattatatctttGAATAACCGTTCTCTCCTAAGCATCTCCTCTTGCACAGCTAgttccaatttaaattttaattcaatttcaGTGCATATTTAGCTAGATTATGCAGAAAAAAATACTGTTATTTATAGCTTTGCGAGAATCGAAAATGACACATTAATATCAATTAAGTACTATAACGTGAAGAAATCAGCTACGTAGCAGTCATATATTCaaccaattatatttttttaaaaaaaacacaatagaaatattttttaaaaaattataatggaaTAGGTGAACtccacaaaaataatttaattagttgaaaGACACCACGTCGACAATGTGATTGTTGTATTCTATactttttcttataaaataatgTACATCATATAgacaataaatttatattgaatttagaaaataatagaaatataaaacaaagctattatatatgtatgttatgtaaaaagtttaaaagaaaattaatagagttttcatttttctaacaatttaaTGTAGTACATGTACTTCTACACAAATCAACAAGATGAAGCGaccataaataaaaaaaaaaaaactcaaataaacaaaaagagtttcccaaatagtgcaatattccAATGAAGCCATTTAAAGTATCCCTATTTTTCCATTTTGCCACTTTGCCCGTATTAGTACTCTTTATAGAGGTAAATCATTTCTCTGACCATTTACCATATTTTGACCTGAGCATAGCAGTGGAATAAGAATCATTGGGGAATTGATTTCTAATTTTCTCACTCCATTTTTTCACTCTCTAATAATAAAATGCACCCCACATATTGTACTATTTAAATTCTCTGATTCTATTAGGGTGAAGTAAAATTGAGGTTTTTACAATTTTTGATTTTCATAAAGTTAAATTTGCCCAAAATTAAcgatgtttatttttaaaatttaattttcatccaataaaaatcaaatactaaatatataataaataatacctgatattgatattgatatGTCGTATCGGTGGTCCAACGAGAGTGGGCCTAATTCACTTTTGAGCTCTATTGCACCTTTTTTGCACACATATATAGAGATGTATGGAAATTGATCGGAGCCGTTAAATTTCAAGCGGAGGGCTAGATCAAACGGCCGCATCAACATCACGCGCACCGACCCTAATCGCCCTTCAACTTCGAGATAATTACACCATATGCCCCTTCCCGTGCTACTGGATAAAGCGATTAGAAAAAGCCCCGCACCGAAAGATGCAACCGTAGCGGCCCACGTGAACGCCTCAGCCTTTGTCCCACCCGGTCGTGGCAATCTCGTAATAAAATCCAACACTCAAGGCCTTTTCCAAGATCAACGGTAAATTGCATCGCTAGTCCCCAAACTCTCTAACAATTTTGCATTTTGGTCCTCATACTCTcattgaataatttatttcttttttatactatttaaaaactcaatcattaaattaaaaatatttagtagaCGATGAATCGACAGAATTTATAACGCACGTACATATAAGATGAACTGCTGTAAGAAATAAATTATACTCTAAAATAaagactatatataataaagtatttttgtaagtttaagaactaaaataaaatattaactattGAAGGTTTAGAATCTCTaacatcaaaatcaaaaattataaaaccaaATATTAAGGTATTTTCGCGAAATATGATATACCTGaatatatttaactatattatatatatatatataatatatgtatgtatgtatgtacgtacgtatgtatgtatacttACATGGTAATTTAACGCGAGCATGTGATGGCTCATGCACGATGTCGCGTGGGTGCGTCACGTGCACTTCTTCTGATACACTGCTTAATTAATCATCCTAATCTTCGCTAATTaggatttaatttataattttgctAATTAGTAAAGGAttagaaacaaaaattattagcataaaatatttaaaaaatgggGTTGTGATCAGCTGAGCTATCTGTCATTTCTGATATTGTCACGTGTGACCtatacttttattatatttacattttagtcttctatttttatttttatttgataataaataaaaacgaAATTTCACATAGGTGTAATTTATCACACATAAACAGGAAAAGGAAAacacaaaaatagaaaaaataatcatTCAAATTCACCTTATATGGGAAAAGCAAAAAAGCTTTTGAGATTTACTTAAATG encodes:
- the LOC109712460 gene encoding LOW QUALITY PROTEIN: dynein light chain 1, cytoplasmic (The sequence of the model RefSeq protein was modified relative to this genomic sequence to represent the inferred CDS: substituted 1 base at 1 genomic stop codon), whose amino-acid sequence is MLESKAVIEDTDMLQTMQQDALHLAGKALDEFDVTDSTEIARFIKKEFDSSHGPGWQCIVGRDFGXFVTHHCGCFIYFSIGSLAILLFRGGTAPEANMGRLLPMETFKA
- the LOC109712459 gene encoding protein TRANSPORT INHIBITOR RESPONSE 1-like; the protein is MNSKRKKELVGEDNRPNDNRISSLPDEVLECVLIFLKSHKDRNAVSLVCKDWYHAERWSRTHVFIGNCYSISPEMVVRRFPNIRSLTLKGKPRFYDFNLVPPNWGADIHSWLVVFASAYPSLEELRLKRMTVTDDSLEFLARAFHGFKSLSLVSCDGFSTNGLASIAAYCRNLTELDIQESGVDDLGGSWLSCFPDSFTSLESLNFANLHSEVNFDALERLVARCKSLEVLKVNKHVTLEQLRRLLIKAPQLTELGTGSFSQDLKLRSYTELESAFSNCKDLHTVSGLWVVSSMYLPAIYPACSNLTFLNLSYVALLSTDLAKLLLNCPLLRRLWILDTVEDKGLEAVASSCPMLEELRVFPADPFDQEAVLEGGGGGGVTESGFVSLSEGCRNLHYVLFFCRQMTNEAVATVVRNCPNFTHFRLCIMNMAQPDYLTNEPMDEAFGAVVKTCKRLRRLAVSGLLTDRAFEYIGAYAKNLETLSVAFAGSSDRGMQYVLHGCPKLRKLEIRDSPFGNEALLSGIERYESMRSLWMSACNVTMSGCRVLAREMPRLNVEVIKEDGNDDVAAEKVYVYRSVAGPRSDAPHFVLTL